The following proteins are co-located in the Rhea pennata isolate bPtePen1 chromosome 2, bPtePen1.pri, whole genome shotgun sequence genome:
- the TCF24 gene encoding transcription factor 24 encodes MDCRHLSENSKELSSPSSEPDSLLPSATGSNSCTPSSAGQRAGATPGRPAAANAARERSRVQTLRHAFLELQKTLPSVPPDTKLSKLDVLLLATTYIAHLTRSLQDEEESPGEGLGTLRGDGYLHPVKKWPMRSRLYIGATGQFLNHSAQGESASQGETSTNSQI; translated from the exons ATGGACTGTAGACATTTATCTGAGAACAGCAAGGAGCTCTCAAGCCCTAGTTCAGAGCCTGATtccctgctgccttctgccaCTGGCAGTAATTCTTGCACACCCTCCTCAGCTGGGCAGCGGGCTGGAGCAACTCCTGGAAGACCAGCAGCTGCAAATGCCGCTCGGGAGCGCAGTCGGGTTCAAACCCTGCGCCATGCTTTCCTAGAGCTACAGAAGACTCTGCCCTCTGTACCACCTGACACCAAGCTCTCCAAGCTGGATGTACTGCTCCTGGCCACCACCTATATCGCACACCTCACCCGTAGCCTTCAGGATGAGGAAGAGTCACCGGGAGAGGGCTTGGGTACCCTCCGAGGAGATGGATACCTGCACCCTGTCAAG AAATGGCCAATGCGATCCAGGTTATACATTGGAGCTACAGGGCAGTTTTTGAATCACTCAGCACAAGGAGAAAGTGCCAGCCAAGGAGAAACATCAACAAATTCACAaatctaa